The sequence ATCCGGGAATTGCACGCCGCTCGCCGTTTGATCACCTGGCTGTGGCGACCGGGAGCCGTGTTGGCACCCCCCCCCGCCGTGGTGACCCCCCCCCCAGCCCTCCCCAGTGGGGAACGATGGAGCCGAGTGCGGCAAAAATTCAACCAACCCCTGACCAACACCAGCAATCTGCTTTTGGAAACCGACCTGCTCCGGTTTGAAAAACAACGAGAACTGTGGAATACCATTCTCAATCGGTGGGAAGCCCTGCTGGCGGAATTGCTCGAAGCCCGCCTTACCCCCGAAGAACTGCCCCCCCGTTGCCCAGAGTTGGTGGAACGGCTGTGGCAGGAAGCCCTGACGGATTTTGTCGGACGTTATTACACCATTGACGGACAGGATGTGCTTGACACCCTCCTGGCGCAGCGGGACACGGTGCGAGCGGTCATTTTGGATAAAATTCCCCTGGTCAACGACCTGTTTAGCTTTTATGTATTTCAAACACCCCTGGGCATTGATGGGGTCTTGTATGCGGCGAACAGCCAAATCGCCAGGGACCACGCCGCCACCCTCCTGGAAAATTTGGTGTTGCAGGTCGCCAACGGGGTGGTACAACCCCTGCTCAACTGTTTTCCCCACCATGAATCGGTGAAGCAACGGTTTTATCGGCGCAACCTGCTCTCCACCCGGGAAACCGAACGGCTCCGCAACCAACTTTCCCAACGCTACCGCTGGCAACGCTACTGGGACGAACCCCGGGCGATTTTTGAGAGTCGTTATCAACTGTTGCGGATTCAAGACCAAACGATTGTCCAGTACCCGGTGTATGCGGGGCGCACGGCGGAACTGGCGCAACTCCGGGGCATTCCCTGGCTGGTCACCCTCTGGTTGGAGTTTCAGGATGCGGTGGCACCCGTACTGCGGGCGGTGGCAAACTACATTGGTCGTACCAGCGCCTATCTGCTCACCCGGATCATTGGGCGGGGTTTGGGCTTGATTGGGCGGGGGATTTTGCAGGGGATTGGCAGTACCTTGCAAAACAATCGCTCCCAGGAATCCTCCCAACTGTAATCTTTCGTAACCATTTAGCCTCCTGAGTATTAAAACTTACTTAAGGCAGGGAAAGGGTCAGGATTTACTTTGCTCTAATTGAGAATAATATC comes from Synechococcus sp. C9 and encodes:
- a CDS encoding DUF3685 domain-containing protein, with translation MTETREPHPQPVILLSSREPILRLGLSRWLEQQNLAQVVTSDQPGELQNLLSERLQQTQPLVNLLVVDLELADIPLCQSLRRRYPHLPILALGPPVSRDQLLQFQQLGLAAYVERTTPAYTLWQWMQAILGGYSPWLQPETLTPRWRSEFYTQGLAQIEAALAQCQQWAQRPRPWLATQITRGRIRELHAARRLITWLWRPGAVLAPPPAVVTPPPALPSGERWSRVRQKFNQPLTNTSNLLLETDLLRFEKQRELWNTILNRWEALLAELLEARLTPEELPPRCPELVERLWQEALTDFVGRYYTIDGQDVLDTLLAQRDTVRAVILDKIPLVNDLFSFYVFQTPLGIDGVLYAANSQIARDHAATLLENLVLQVANGVVQPLLNCFPHHESVKQRFYRRNLLSTRETERLRNQLSQRYRWQRYWDEPRAIFESRYQLLRIQDQTIVQYPVYAGRTAELAQLRGIPWLVTLWLEFQDAVAPVLRAVANYIGRTSAYLLTRIIGRGLGLIGRGILQGIGSTLQNNRSQESSQL